Proteins from a single region of Shinella zoogloeoides:
- a CDS encoding 3-deoxy-manno-octulosonate cytidylyltransferase, with protein MIPGNFDKTLVLIPARMASTRLPGKPLADIAGLPMIVQVARRAAAADVGRIVVAVDHQDIFDAVVAAGFTAVMTRVDHQSGSDRIHEALMKSDPEGRAEIVINVQGDLPTIDPGTIRAALRPLENAATDIATLTTEIRDEHEKTNPNVVKVVGSPLSESRLRALYFTRATAPHGEGPLYHHIGLYAYRRKALETFVTLKPSTLERRESLEQLRALEAGMRIDAEIVDTVPLGVDTPADLEKARAMLAAHPI; from the coding sequence ATGATTCCCGGCAATTTTGACAAGACCCTCGTGCTCATTCCCGCGCGCATGGCCTCGACACGCCTTCCCGGCAAGCCGCTCGCCGACATTGCCGGCCTGCCGATGATCGTCCAGGTTGCGCGCCGGGCCGCCGCCGCCGATGTCGGCCGGATCGTCGTCGCGGTCGATCACCAGGACATTTTCGATGCGGTCGTGGCGGCAGGCTTTACGGCCGTGATGACGCGGGTCGATCACCAGTCCGGCTCCGACCGCATCCACGAGGCGCTGATGAAAAGCGACCCGGAAGGCCGGGCCGAGATCGTCATCAACGTGCAGGGCGACCTGCCGACCATCGACCCCGGGACGATCCGCGCGGCCCTTCGCCCGCTGGAGAACGCTGCGACCGATATTGCGACCCTCACGACGGAAATCCGCGACGAGCACGAGAAAACCAATCCCAATGTGGTGAAGGTCGTCGGCTCGCCGCTGAGCGAAAGCCGCCTGCGCGCGCTTTATTTTACACGCGCGACCGCGCCGCACGGCGAGGGGCCGCTCTATCACCATATCGGCCTCTACGCCTATCGCCGCAAGGCGCTGGAAACCTTCGTCACGCTCAAGCCCTCGACGCTGGAAAGGCGGGAATCGCTGGAGCAGCTCCGGGCGCTGGAAGCCGGCATGCGCATCGATGCGGAGATCGTTGACACGGTTCCGCTCGGTGTCGATACTCCCGCCGACCTTGAAAAGGCCCGGGCCATGCTCGCCGCCCACCCCATTTGA
- a CDS encoding prephenate dehydratase translates to MIKKTNKIAFQGEFGANSDMASRDMFPNMEPLPCQTFEDAFLAVENGDADLGMIPIENTIAGRVADIHHLLPESRLHIVGEYFMPIRFQLMVLPGVTKDEVRTVHSHIHALGQCRKIVRLNGWKPVIAGDTAGAAKLVSETGDRSMAALAPRLAADLYGLSIIAENVEDTESNVTRFVVLSRDPAPIERDGDETIVTTFVFNVRNIPAALYKAMGGFATNGINMTKLESYQIGGKFYATQFYADIEGHPDDLPVRRALEELRFFSEKVRILGTYRAHPMRSAF, encoded by the coding sequence ATGATCAAGAAGACCAACAAGATCGCCTTCCAGGGCGAATTCGGCGCGAATTCCGACATGGCGAGCCGCGACATGTTCCCCAACATGGAGCCGCTGCCCTGCCAGACCTTCGAGGACGCCTTCCTCGCCGTCGAGAACGGCGACGCCGATCTCGGCATGATCCCGATCGAGAACACGATTGCCGGCCGCGTCGCCGATATCCATCATCTCCTGCCGGAATCGCGCCTGCATATCGTCGGCGAATATTTCATGCCGATCCGTTTCCAGCTCATGGTGCTGCCGGGTGTGACGAAAGATGAGGTGCGCACGGTCCACAGCCATATCCATGCGCTAGGCCAGTGCCGCAAGATCGTCCGCCTCAACGGCTGGAAGCCGGTCATCGCCGGCGATACGGCCGGCGCTGCCAAGCTCGTCTCGGAGACCGGCGACCGCTCCATGGCGGCGCTCGCCCCGCGCCTTGCGGCCGATCTCTACGGCCTGTCGATCATCGCGGAGAATGTCGAGGACACGGAAAGCAACGTCACGCGCTTCGTCGTGCTTTCGCGCGATCCCGCGCCGATCGAGCGCGACGGCGACGAGACCATCGTCACTACCTTCGTCTTCAATGTCCGCAACATTCCGGCCGCGCTCTACAAGGCGATGGGCGGCTTTGCGACCAACGGCATCAACATGACGAAGCTGGAAAGCTACCAGATCGGCGGCAAGTTCTACGCCACGCAGTTCTATGCCGATATCGAGGGCCACCCGGACGATCTGCCGGTGCGCCGTGCGCTCGAGGAACTTCGCTTCTTCTCGGAAAAGGTCCGCATCCTCGGCACCTACCGGGCGCACCCGATGCGCAGCGCCTTCTAA
- the nudC gene encoding NAD(+) diphosphatase produces the protein MKPSLFDQYRPHPEPSTMVAFAENSLDRQSEHRAPDCLEQAFKAENVHAFALAGGKLVVKHDEKIIDPLFAPYELAELGPMPDESILLGYLKNGEPRLAIPVSADPDTLQEPLKAADGRTLYRQQMLDDDLLGQFAQASSLMTWNGNNRFCGKCGAPTRSEIGGYRRVCEACNHTVFPRTDPVAIMLVIDIERDLCLLGRSPHFQPGVYSCLAGFLEPGETIEHTVRRETLEESGIRVGRVRYHASQPWPMPHSLMIGCYGEAISFDIRRDETELEDCRWFTREETAAMIEHSATSGAAPGMATPPKGAIAHRLMRDWLDWKS, from the coding sequence ATGAAGCCATCGCTTTTCGATCAATACCGCCCGCATCCGGAACCCAGCACCATGGTGGCCTTTGCGGAAAACAGCCTCGACCGCCAGTCGGAGCACCGCGCGCCGGACTGCCTGGAGCAGGCCTTCAAGGCCGAGAACGTGCATGCCTTCGCGCTGGCCGGCGGCAAGCTCGTCGTCAAGCACGACGAGAAGATCATCGACCCGCTCTTCGCGCCCTATGAACTGGCCGAACTCGGCCCGATGCCGGACGAATCCATCCTGCTCGGCTACCTGAAGAACGGCGAGCCGCGCCTCGCCATCCCGGTGAGCGCCGATCCCGACACCCTGCAGGAGCCGCTGAAGGCCGCCGACGGGCGCACACTCTACCGCCAGCAGATGCTCGACGACGATCTGCTCGGCCAGTTCGCGCAGGCCTCCAGCCTGATGACCTGGAACGGCAACAACCGCTTCTGCGGCAAGTGCGGCGCGCCGACGCGCTCGGAAATCGGCGGCTACCGCCGCGTCTGCGAGGCGTGCAACCATACCGTCTTCCCGCGCACCGATCCGGTTGCGATCATGCTGGTCATCGATATCGAGCGGGATCTGTGCCTGCTCGGCCGCTCGCCGCATTTCCAGCCCGGCGTCTACTCCTGCCTCGCCGGCTTCCTGGAGCCGGGCGAGACCATAGAGCATACCGTGCGCCGTGAAACGCTGGAAGAATCCGGCATCAGAGTCGGGCGCGTGCGCTACCACGCCTCGCAGCCCTGGCCGATGCCGCATTCGCTGATGATCGGCTGCTATGGCGAGGCGATCTCCTTCGATATCCGCCGCGACGAGACGGAACTGGAGGATTGCCGCTGGTTCACCCGCGAGGAGACGGCGGCGATGATCGAGCACAGCGCGACGTCCGGTGCCGCGCCCGGCATGGCGACCCCGCCCAAGGGGGCCATCGCGCATCGCCTGATGCGCGACTGGCTGGATTGGAAAAGTTAG
- a CDS encoding HIT domain-containing protein: protein MNQAKAFREGPLSDFRPDERLVRDSDLVTRIGLCELRLMKDARWPWLVLVPQRPGASEVFDLTPLDQTMLTFETTLVAEALKKVTGAAKINIGALGNIVRQLHVHVIARNEGDPNWPGPVWGFGAAEPRSAEETKAFSAKLLDALTP from the coding sequence ATGAATCAGGCAAAAGCATTTCGGGAGGGCCCCTTGAGCGATTTTCGACCCGACGAACGGCTGGTCCGCGACAGCGATCTCGTCACGAGGATCGGCCTGTGCGAGCTTCGGCTGATGAAGGACGCGCGCTGGCCCTGGCTGGTGCTCGTGCCGCAGCGCCCCGGCGCCAGCGAGGTCTTCGACCTGACGCCACTCGACCAGACCATGCTGACCTTCGAGACGACGCTGGTGGCGGAAGCGCTGAAGAAGGTGACGGGCGCGGCCAAGATCAATATCGGCGCGCTCGGCAATATCGTCCGCCAGCTTCATGTGCATGTCATCGCGCGCAACGAGGGCGATCCGAACTGGCCCGGCCCCGTCTGGGGCTTCGGCGCCGCCGAGCCGCGCTCGGCTGAGGAAACCAAGGCCTTTTCCGCCAAACTGCTGGACGCGCTCACTCCATGA
- a CDS encoding DNA polymerase III subunit gamma/tau produces MNDAISNPSSEKPAAYRVLARKYRPKDFSDLMVGQEPMVRTLTNAFETGRIAQAYMLTGVRGVGKTTTARILARALNYKTPEIDRPTIDLRVPGEHCQAIMEGRHVDVIEMDAASHTGIDDIREIIEQVRYRPVSARYKVYIIDEVHMLSTQAFNGLLKTLEEPPEHVKFIFATTEIRKVPITVLSRCQRFDLRRIGASDLVGLFTTILGKEGVAFEPDALAMVARAAEGSARDGLSLLDQAIAHGAGRVEVEAVRSMLGLADRARIVDLFEHIVKGDAAAALAEFGAQYEAGASPSVVLTDLADFTHLVTRMKYVPDAAGDQSLSEIERTRGVEFANSIAVTALSRMWQMLLKGIPETEASSRPAGAAEMVIIRLAHAANLPSPEEAARRLAELSSGEGGGNGGRAPQSGGYSGQPSAQASVAAVARQPDAPVRAQAGGATMLRAVPQAEPAPQPMGRIEAAPAEQPAAAPKVPVNSISDIADLCTKNRDIRLRALVRAFVRPVSVEAGKLEIGLANDAPKSLIADLQNRLLEWTGIRWLVILSREAGGPTLSEAETMAQEARVADARQDPDVAAILQRFPGAKITDVRIKVQETEDEAETVEVVAAAESAEGDILPGDDIEH; encoded by the coding sequence ATGAACGACGCAATCTCGAATCCGTCCAGCGAAAAACCGGCCGCCTATCGCGTCCTTGCGCGAAAATACCGGCCCAAGGACTTCTCCGACCTCATGGTCGGTCAGGAGCCGATGGTCCGCACGCTGACCAATGCGTTCGAGACCGGCCGCATCGCCCAGGCCTATATGCTGACCGGCGTGCGCGGCGTCGGCAAGACGACCACCGCCCGCATCCTCGCCCGCGCGCTGAACTACAAGACGCCCGAGATCGACCGGCCGACCATCGACCTTCGCGTTCCCGGCGAACATTGCCAGGCGATCATGGAAGGCCGCCATGTCGACGTCATCGAGATGGACGCCGCCTCCCATACCGGCATCGACGATATCCGCGAGATCATCGAGCAGGTGCGTTACCGCCCGGTCTCGGCGCGTTATAAAGTCTATATCATCGACGAAGTGCACATGCTCTCGACGCAGGCCTTCAACGGCCTGCTGAAGACGCTGGAAGAGCCGCCGGAGCATGTGAAATTCATCTTCGCGACGACGGAAATCCGTAAAGTACCGATCACCGTCCTGTCGCGCTGCCAGCGCTTCGACCTGCGCCGCATCGGCGCGTCCGACCTCGTCGGCCTCTTCACCACCATTCTCGGCAAGGAGGGCGTCGCGTTCGAGCCGGATGCGCTCGCCATGGTCGCCCGCGCCGCCGAAGGCTCGGCGCGCGATGGCCTCTCGCTGCTCGACCAGGCGATCGCCCATGGCGCGGGCCGTGTCGAGGTCGAGGCCGTGCGCTCCATGCTCGGCCTTGCCGACCGCGCCCGCATCGTCGATCTCTTCGAGCATATCGTGAAGGGCGACGCGGCGGCGGCGCTTGCCGAATTCGGCGCGCAATACGAGGCCGGCGCAAGCCCCTCCGTCGTGCTGACCGACCTTGCCGATTTCACCCATCTCGTCACCCGCATGAAATATGTGCCGGACGCCGCCGGCGACCAGTCGCTGAGCGAGATCGAGCGCACGCGCGGCGTCGAATTCGCCAATTCCATTGCCGTCACCGCGCTTTCGCGCATGTGGCAGATGCTGCTGAAGGGCATCCCGGAAACCGAAGCCTCCAGCCGTCCGGCGGGCGCGGCCGAGATGGTCATCATCCGCCTTGCCCACGCCGCCAACCTTCCCTCGCCGGAAGAGGCCGCGCGCCGTCTTGCCGAGCTTTCGAGCGGCGAGGGCGGCGGCAATGGCGGCCGCGCGCCGCAATCCGGCGGCTATTCGGGCCAGCCTTCGGCGCAGGCCTCCGTCGCTGCCGTCGCACGGCAACCGGATGCGCCGGTGCGCGCGCAGGCGGGCGGCGCGACCATGCTGCGCGCGGTGCCGCAGGCCGAGCCTGCCCCGCAGCCCATGGGCCGCATCGAAGCCGCGCCGGCCGAACAGCCGGCGGCTGCGCCGAAAGTGCCGGTCAACTCGATCTCCGACATTGCCGATCTCTGCACGAAGAATCGCGACATCCGTCTGCGCGCGCTCGTGCGCGCCTTTGTTCGCCCGGTGAGCGTGGAGGCCGGCAAGCTGGAAATCGGCCTTGCCAACGATGCTCCCAAGTCGCTCATCGCCGACCTGCAGAACCGGCTGCTGGAATGGACCGGCATCCGCTGGCTGGTGATCCTTTCGCGGGAGGCCGGCGGGCCGACCCTGTCGGAAGCCGAGACCATGGCGCAGGAAGCGCGCGTCGCCGATGCGCGCCAGGACCCGGACGTCGCCGCCATCCTGCAGCGCTTCCCCGGCGCCAAGATCACCGACGTGCGCATCAAGGTGCAGGAAACGGAAGACGAGGCCGAGACCGTCGAGGTCGTGGCCGCCGCCGAATCCGCCGAGGGCGACATCCTGCCCGGCGACGATATCGAACACTAG
- a CDS encoding YbaB/EbfC family nucleoid-associated protein — protein MRDIMGMMGKVKEMQAKMEKMQEEIAALEVSGTSGGGLVSVTLDGKGNLKGLKIDPSLFKEDDVEILEDLIVAAHKDAKDKAEAETVEKTKALTAGLPIPPGFKLPF, from the coding sequence ATGCGCGACATCATGGGCATGATGGGCAAGGTCAAGGAAATGCAGGCCAAGATGGAGAAGATGCAGGAGGAGATCGCCGCGCTCGAAGTGAGCGGCACCTCCGGCGGCGGCCTCGTTTCCGTCACGCTCGACGGCAAGGGCAATCTCAAGGGCCTGAAGATCGATCCCTCGCTCTTCAAGGAAGACGATGTGGAAATCCTCGAGGACCTGATCGTCGCCGCTCACAAGGACGCCAAGGACAAGGCCGAGGCCGAGACCGTCGAAAAGACCAAGGCGCTGACCGCCGGCCTGCCGATCCCGCCCGGCTTCAAACTGCCGTTCTGA
- a CDS encoding LysE family translocator: MSLTTLLIFAGALMMAAGSPGPSIAALVARVLSRGPKDVLPFLAAMWIGEGVWLTCAVLGLAAIAETFHAAFVAIKWLGVAYLLYLAWKMWFAPTDTGSEALPEARSGPKLFFAGLTVTLGNPKIMMFYVALLPAIIDLGAVTLVGWAELVATMFVVLVAIDLAWVFLASRARLFLKSPRAVRIANRLSAGTMAGAAAAIAAR, encoded by the coding sequence ATGAGCCTGACGACCCTGCTGATCTTTGCCGGTGCGCTGATGATGGCGGCCGGCTCTCCCGGCCCGAGCATCGCCGCGCTTGTCGCCCGCGTGCTCTCGCGCGGGCCGAAGGATGTGCTGCCCTTCCTCGCCGCCATGTGGATCGGCGAGGGCGTCTGGCTCACCTGCGCCGTGCTCGGCCTTGCCGCCATCGCGGAAACCTTCCACGCCGCCTTCGTCGCCATCAAATGGCTCGGCGTCGCCTACCTGCTCTATCTCGCCTGGAAGATGTGGTTCGCCCCGACCGATACGGGGAGCGAGGCGCTGCCCGAGGCGCGTTCCGGCCCGAAACTGTTCTTCGCCGGGCTGACGGTGACGCTCGGCAATCCCAAGATCATGATGTTCTACGTGGCGTTGCTGCCGGCGATCATCGATCTTGGCGCGGTGACGCTGGTCGGCTGGGCGGAGCTGGTGGCGACCATGTTCGTCGTGCTCGTCGCCATCGACCTTGCCTGGGTGTTCCTCGCCTCGCGCGCCCGGCTCTTCCTGAAAAGTCCGCGCGCCGTGCGCATCGCCAACCGCCTCAGCGCCGGCACCATGGCCGGCGCGGCTGCGGCGATTGCCGCGCGCTAG
- a CDS encoding MOSC domain-containing protein: MRILAICTGLARPVPGKSYKTGIFKTPTDAAVVVDREGLLGDAICNRKHHGGPEQAVYGFGSIDLDWWSKELGRTVAPGTFGENLVIEGVDSRSVSVGDRFEMESVLLEVTSTRIPCNTLTARMGDPAFARRFMQAGRPGFYCRVLRDGVIQTGDAVTYTPFDGGPVTMPELLRTYGKNLSEDDRIRYLAAPINDKLRAALTG; encoded by the coding sequence ATCAGAATTCTCGCCATATGCACAGGCCTTGCCCGACCGGTTCCCGGCAAAAGCTACAAGACCGGCATTTTCAAGACGCCGACCGATGCCGCTGTGGTCGTCGACCGCGAGGGCCTGCTCGGCGACGCCATCTGCAACCGGAAACATCACGGCGGGCCGGAACAGGCGGTCTACGGCTTCGGCTCCATCGATCTCGACTGGTGGTCGAAGGAACTCGGCCGCACCGTTGCGCCCGGCACCTTCGGTGAAAACCTCGTCATCGAAGGCGTCGACAGCCGCAGCGTTTCCGTCGGCGACCGCTTCGAGATGGAAAGCGTGCTGCTGGAGGTGACCTCGACGCGCATTCCCTGCAACACGCTGACCGCCCGCATGGGCGACCCCGCCTTCGCACGGCGCTTCATGCAGGCCGGACGACCGGGCTTCTACTGCCGCGTGCTGCGTGACGGCGTCATCCAGACCGGAGATGCCGTGACCTACACGCCCTTCGACGGCGGCCCCGTCACCATGCCGGAGCTGCTGCGCACCTACGGCAAGAATCTCTCCGAAGACGACCGCATCCGCTACCTCGCCGCGCCCATCAACGACAAGCTGCGCGCGGCCCTGACCGGCTAG
- the recR gene encoding recombination mediator RecR translates to MAKRVTGPEIEKLIQLLAKVPGLGPRSARRAALHLVKKKDQLLGPLAEAMGEAHRKVRICSCCGNVDTSDPCTVCTDVRRDQSVIIVVEDVSDLWALERAGAMNAAYHVLGGTLSPLDGVGPDDLNIRGLVDRVAKGEVRELIIAVNATVEGQTTAHYITDQLSGLDVKITRLAHGVPVGGELDYLDEGTLTAALRARTAI, encoded by the coding sequence ATGGCAAAACGAGTCACCGGCCCCGAAATCGAAAAACTCATCCAGCTTCTGGCGAAGGTGCCGGGCCTCGGGCCGCGCTCGGCGCGCCGCGCGGCGCTGCACCTCGTCAAGAAGAAGGACCAGTTGCTCGGCCCGCTGGCCGAGGCGATGGGCGAGGCGCATCGCAAGGTGCGCATCTGCTCCTGCTGCGGCAATGTCGATACCAGCGATCCCTGCACGGTCTGCACGGATGTGCGGCGCGACCAGTCGGTCATCATCGTCGTGGAGGATGTCTCCGACCTCTGGGCGCTGGAGCGCGCCGGGGCGATGAACGCGGCCTATCACGTCCTCGGCGGCACGCTCTCGCCGCTCGACGGCGTCGGGCCGGACGATCTCAATATCCGCGGCCTCGTCGACCGCGTGGCCAAGGGCGAGGTGCGCGAGCTGATCATCGCGGTCAACGCGACCGTCGAAGGCCAGACCACCGCCCATTACATCACCGACCAGCTTTCCGGCCTAGACGTGAAGATCACGCGGCTCGCCCATGGCGTGCCGGTGGGCGGCGAGCTGGACTATCTCGACGAAGGCACCCTGACGGCGGCGCTCCGGGCGCGTACGGCGATCTGA
- a CDS encoding lytic murein transglycosylase — protein MQIIRTFLKASAALALLGLALPAHAASKAEVETMFRAWIDNDLWPEAQKTGVSEKTFRAAMEGVSLNWELPDLVPPGSKPKKEQAQSQAEFSSPGAYFSEKRLQGLAGKGGSLAKTHAGTLRKIEQRFGVPGEIVVAIWGRESGFGSAKIPYSAVEVLATKAFMSTRKDMFRSELIAALHIVDGGDRTVEQLKGSWAGALGQPQFMPTSYLQYAVDFDGDGVRDIWNSVPDSLASIANYLAQKGWQAGRGWGYEVTIPDGVSCAQEGPDLAKPISAWASSGIARISGKAFSSGEGKASGMMLVPAGTHGPEFIVTPNFYVIKEYNNSDLYALYIGNLADRIAYGSGPFRGAWGDVGKMLRSDVLAMQKALVAKGYDVGKVDGLPGYKTRRSLGDWQAKSGLAPTCYPDASLKTKLR, from the coding sequence ATGCAGATCATTCGCACTTTTCTGAAGGCCTCGGCAGCGCTGGCGTTGCTCGGTCTCGCCCTTCCCGCCCATGCCGCCTCTAAGGCGGAGGTGGAAACGATGTTCCGCGCCTGGATCGACAACGACCTCTGGCCGGAGGCGCAGAAGACCGGCGTCAGCGAAAAGACGTTTCGCGCGGCGATGGAGGGCGTGAGCCTCAACTGGGAACTGCCCGATCTCGTGCCGCCCGGTTCCAAGCCGAAGAAGGAGCAGGCGCAGAGCCAGGCGGAATTTTCCTCGCCGGGCGCCTATTTCTCCGAAAAGCGCCTGCAGGGATTGGCGGGCAAGGGCGGCAGCCTTGCAAAGACCCATGCGGGAACGCTGCGCAAGATCGAGCAGCGCTTCGGCGTGCCCGGTGAGATCGTCGTCGCCATATGGGGGCGCGAGTCGGGCTTCGGCAGCGCGAAAATCCCCTATTCGGCGGTGGAGGTGCTCGCCACCAAGGCCTTCATGTCGACGCGCAAGGACATGTTCCGAAGCGAACTGATTGCGGCGCTGCACATTGTCGATGGCGGCGACCGGACCGTGGAGCAACTGAAAGGCTCCTGGGCCGGTGCGCTTGGCCAGCCGCAGTTCATGCCCACCAGCTACCTGCAATATGCCGTCGATTTCGACGGCGACGGCGTGCGCGATATCTGGAATTCGGTGCCGGACAGCCTTGCCTCCATCGCCAACTACCTCGCGCAGAAGGGCTGGCAGGCGGGGCGTGGCTGGGGCTATGAGGTGACGATCCCCGATGGCGTTTCCTGCGCGCAGGAAGGGCCGGACCTTGCCAAGCCGATCTCCGCCTGGGCGTCGAGCGGCATCGCGCGCATATCCGGCAAGGCCTTTTCCTCCGGTGAGGGCAAGGCTTCGGGCATGATGCTGGTGCCGGCGGGAACCCATGGGCCGGAATTCATCGTCACGCCGAATTTCTACGTGATCAAGGAATACAACAACTCCGACCTCTACGCCCTCTATATCGGCAATCTCGCCGATCGCATCGCTTATGGCAGCGGCCCGTTCCGGGGTGCGTGGGGCGACGTCGGCAAGATGCTGCGCTCCGATGTGCTTGCCATGCAGAAGGCGCTCGTCGCCAAGGGCTATGATGTGGGCAAGGTCGATGGCCTGCCGGGCTACAAGACCCGCCGCTCGCTCGGCGACTGGCAGGCCAAGAGCGGCCTTGCGCCGACCTGCTATCCCGACGCCTCGTTGAAGACGAAACTCCGTTAG
- a CDS encoding MFS transporter: MPDRKSTLAPFRNETFRVIWAASLISNFGGLIQSVGAAWMMASISPSANMVALVQASTSLPIMLFSVAAGALADNFDRRRLMLTAQCFMLAVAVGLTLCTWYGVITPWLLLTFTFLIGCGTALNNPAWQASVGDMVPREDLPAAVSLNSMGFNLTRSVGPAIGGAIVAAAGAAAAFAANALSYFALLYALFRWKPNVSPNALPREDFARAISAGLRYVSMSPNIGKVLLRGFAFGLATSSILSLLPLIARDLIKGGPLTYGILLGCFGLGAIGGALMNARVREKFTSETIARFAFAGFAVSACVSAVSASALLTGAVLLIAGASWVLALSLFNTTVQLSTPRWVVARALSLYQTTTFGGIAAGSWIWGTTADTHGAEAALLASAGAMLAGAALGLRYGLPELESLNVDPLGRFSEPDLPLDLKPRSGPIVVLIDYEIAEDDIPEFLETMTERRRIRIRDGAGQWALMRDLENPTVWTETYHVPTWVEYVRHNQRRTHADAANGEKLRQLHRGAEDPRVHRMIERQTIVPHEYERFKRQVEIH, from the coding sequence GTGCCGGACCGGAAATCCACCCTCGCCCCTTTCCGAAACGAAACCTTTCGGGTGATCTGGGCGGCAAGCCTGATTTCCAATTTCGGCGGGCTCATCCAGTCCGTCGGCGCGGCGTGGATGATGGCCTCCATCTCCCCTTCCGCCAATATGGTGGCGCTGGTACAGGCCTCCACATCGCTGCCCATCATGCTCTTCTCCGTCGCCGCCGGGGCGCTTGCCGATAATTTCGACCGGCGCAGGCTGATGCTGACGGCCCAGTGTTTCATGCTGGCGGTCGCCGTCGGCCTCACGCTCTGTACGTGGTACGGCGTCATCACGCCCTGGCTGCTGCTGACCTTCACCTTCCTCATCGGCTGCGGCACGGCGCTCAACAACCCGGCATGGCAGGCCTCCGTCGGCGACATGGTGCCGCGCGAGGATCTGCCCGCCGCCGTCTCGCTCAATAGCATGGGCTTCAACCTCACCCGCTCCGTCGGCCCGGCCATCGGCGGCGCCATCGTCGCGGCGGCGGGTGCGGCAGCGGCCTTCGCCGCTAATGCGCTCAGCTACTTCGCCCTGCTCTACGCCCTCTTCCGCTGGAAGCCGAACGTTTCGCCGAACGCCCTGCCGCGCGAGGATTTCGCCCGCGCCATCTCGGCGGGCCTGCGCTACGTCTCCATGTCGCCGAATATCGGCAAGGTGCTGCTGCGGGGCTTCGCCTTCGGCCTTGCCACCAGTTCCATCCTCTCGCTGCTGCCGCTGATCGCGCGCGACCTCATCAAGGGCGGACCGCTGACCTACGGCATCCTGCTCGGCTGTTTCGGCCTTGGTGCCATCGGCGGCGCGCTGATGAACGCGCGGGTGCGCGAGAAATTCACCAGCGAAACCATCGCCCGCTTCGCCTTCGCCGGCTTTGCCGTCAGCGCATGCGTTTCCGCCGTCAGCGCCTCGGCGTTGCTCACCGGCGCGGTATTACTGATCGCCGGTGCGTCCTGGGTCCTGGCGCTCTCGCTCTTCAACACGACGGTGCAGCTTTCCACCCCGCGCTGGGTCGTCGCCCGCGCGCTCTCGCTCTACCAGACCACCACCTTCGGCGGCATCGCGGCCGGAAGCTGGATCTGGGGTACGACGGCGGACACGCACGGCGCGGAAGCGGCACTGCTCGCCTCCGCCGGCGCGATGCTTGCCGGCGCGGCGCTCGGCCTGCGCTACGGATTACCGGAACTCGAGAGCCTCAACGTCGATCCGCTGGGCCGCTTCAGCGAGCCGGACCTGCCACTCGACCTGAAACCCCGCAGCGGCCCCATCGTCGTCCTCATCGACTACGAGATCGCCGAGGACGACATTCCCGAATTCCTGGAGACGATGACCGAGCGGCGGCGCATCCGCATCCGCGACGGCGCGGGCCAATGGGCACTGATGCGCGACCTGGAAAATCCGACCGTCTGGACCGAGACCTACCATGTGCCGACCTGGGTGGAATATGTGCGCCACAACCAGCGCCGTACCCATGCCGACGCCGCCAATGGCGAGAAGCTACGCCAACTCCACCGCGGCGCGGAGGATCCCCGCGTCCACCGCATGATCGAGCGCCAGACCATCGTTCCGCATGAATACGAACGCTTCAAGCGGCAGGTGGAAATCCACTAA
- the rimP gene encoding ribosome maturation factor RimP, protein MTDTTQTQIAVEPRLIVETGLDRRVADIIEPTIEQIGYQLVRVRLSAQNGATLQIMCERPDGTMTVEDCEQVSMAVSPVLDVEDPIDKAYHLEVSSPGIDRPMVRKSDFSRWLGHLLKCETSVLVESRKRFRGKIVAADENGFTLERDQPAAGEEPTVVIPFTALAEGRLILTDELIRDALAADKKAKAAQAANQNDEDGGDEE, encoded by the coding sequence ATGACCGACACGACCCAGACACAAATTGCCGTCGAACCGCGGCTGATCGTCGAGACCGGCCTCGACCGCCGCGTCGCCGACATCATCGAGCCGACCATCGAGCAGATCGGTTACCAGCTCGTGCGCGTGCGCCTTTCGGCGCAGAACGGCGCGACGCTGCAGATCATGTGCGAACGCCCGGACGGCACCATGACCGTCGAGGACTGCGAGCAGGTCTCCATGGCCGTCTCGCCGGTGCTCGACGTTGAGGATCCGATCGACAAGGCGTATCATCTCGAAGTGTCGTCGCCCGGCATCGACCGGCCGATGGTGCGCAAGTCGGATTTTTCGCGCTGGCTCGGCCATCTCCTGAAGTGCGAGACGTCGGTGCTCGTGGAAAGCCGCAAGCGCTTCCGCGGCAAGATCGTCGCCGCCGACGAGAACGGCTTCACGCTGGAACGCGACCAGCCCGCCGCCGGCGAGGAGCCGACGGTCGTCATTCCCTTCACGGCGCTTGCCGAGGGTCGGCTGATCCTGACGGACGAGCTGATCCGCGACGCGCTGGCCGCCGACAAGAAGGCGAAGGCCGCGCAGGCCGCGAACCAGAACGACGAAGACGGCGGCGACGAAGAATAA